The DNA region GCTGGGAATGCGGCCACCCTTTCGCCCCGCACGCACCTGAGAAATTTTCCGAGAAGTTCCAGCGCTTCACTCCGTTTACTCTGGGAAAAGAATTCCGACAGGGCGAAAGCTACTACTATATCTGTGAGTATAGGCTTTAAAAAATTGTCTGACATCTTTGTGCCTGAGCAagtgaatgtacagtatgtaaatacAAGCGAATAATGTTTATGGtggatcatttaaaaaaaaatgtaacactgAAAATGAAAACTTGGTTGAACGTCTGAAAAAGGCAACTAGCACACTTCTAACTCCAGTTATAGATTTATTGCCCCACAAACTGTGCAATTAATAGTAAGAGTGTGAGTCACATTTGAGCCGTACTTTAGCACCACAGTAATGAATACATGCATTACATTTGAAGCTAATCCATGTTGTGGATGTCTTAACTGGCAACAAAACAGCTACGTGTCCTATTTGGCATCCCCGTGGGCTATCCTGGGGGAGTTTGGGCAGTTGAAAACACAAGGAGCCATTTTAGCCAGCTTGTGGACTGGAATATGGAGGTCTAGAATTTAACAATGGCAGAATCGAAAATCAAAACCAAACCCCTCTAGGAAACAGTATtgctaaaaatgaatatatacattatgccattttgaatggaatggTTAAGGGTGTTTGCACACAAGAGGAAGCTTTGACAGAGGGTTGAAGGATAGGAAAGCATTAGATCCGTTTTAGGGGAGTGGAAGGAGCTGAGACCATTTGAAATTAAGCAAATACAACAAATTGGATATTTAAAAACACCTGCCACTCTGAAATTCCCATTGGTCATTGAATGCCTGCTTCAGAGTGTGCTGCAAAACAGTATAATTTTCTCTATATTTTGGTTGTAAGATGAAACATCAAGTCTTGCAATTCACTATCCCAACTGAAATCAATGGATTTGCAGCATTCTTCAATGCAGTGTAAACTCTATTGCGTAGGCACCTGAAGATTTGGAGTACAGTTAGTCCTCCCCTGTTGCAGGACAGATCAGGTCACTGGTCCAGATGGTTTCAACTTAAACCTCAAGTCATCTAAGGAGAAATGGATTAGCCATTATACATTTAACACTATTACCCTTGTTTCTAATTAACCTGTCTGCAACCCTTTTACCTCCTTCCATCATCCTTTAATTTACCTCCATCTTGACGCTCTTCATCTTTATCTTACAGCCAAACCACTGCACCACCATGGACAGGAGTGTATGAGGCTTAAAGTGAACGTAGTTGCCAATGATGGTGAGTATGGCCACTTGGTGATGTGTAGGTGAAACAGCAGATCTTAAAATTGCATGTCTTGCATTTTAGTTGGTGCCTGTTTTAACTTTGGTGTTTTTCTTTCTATTCAGGCTCCCAAGAAGCCAGGGTTGGCACAGGAGGTGGAGCCAAGGTGGGAACAGAGGGAGGAGCCCACACACCATCCAATCGGTTACCAGCAGGTACGGTAACACTGATTAGCATTCAAAACTCAAAGTCTCTGTAAGGCCCGAAatatactttacgcaagtacgaGAACACAGATGTCTCTTGCTACGCAAATTTTATTTCATGCATCGTTGCATTTAAAATGCAATCCATAAACAATGTAAGTACACTTGGCATactcagtgttgccacaaggggcactattgTGTCTGTTAGCAGAAACTATCTGCTTCTGTGATATGTTTTTTCTTTAAGGTTGACAACTgtaatggcagagcaacagtttaaagagaatctTCTTAGTTTTTATAAACATGTTTAttgctagctacctgaataataacacacacGGTTTTATGGCATAGATATTTGAAAGTAACTTTATCGCTCTCTTGAGTACTGAGATTTGTTACTGCAAAAGTAACACAAGAACACATGTTAAGTATGTACAATTGGACTGCACGCTTGCAATGCATTTGCCAAGCTTCTGTCGTCTCCATACTTACTGTACTTACTTAATCTGTGTTCTTGCAAGTATGCTAAGTATGTGCATTGCATTGGCCAAGCATTTGATGTTTGTGTACTTGCGTTAAGTATGCTTCTGGCCTTTTTGCTGTCTATGCCATCTCCGACTACAAAAAACTGAAATAGCTGATCGTTCTCTTACAGATGATCCAGTCGTTGCTCTTCCTGAAGTACAGAAAAGCACGCGGACAAACTCTGCAATTTCAATAGCATCCTGGACCGTGCTCGCAACGTTACTCCCCCTCTTATTGTTGCTGGTCTTACACTGAGATGATAATTGGACTCAAAATTACACTTACAAAAGACTACAATGACAGCGTTCTGTGTTGATGAAAACACAGGGGTAGCTCTTTAAAAACCCAGTGCTGGCCATTGGGGGAAATGGACAGGAAGTAGAGCTCTCTCACACTGCTGGTGCAAACTGAGAAAGCATAACTGGAATGAAGAGGGCTTTGAACTTTCTTACATATGGACACTTCTGAAGAAAAAACAATGAGACGTCAGTATTTTTCTGGAAAGATAATTCATGCAAAGGGAGAtttttgttcccttttgttttgtttttttaattacatataaACTTCTAATTACCCAAAACCTGGAAACAATAGCACAGTTTGAATTGTAATAGCATGTTGTTCAAATATGGACAACCCCTTTATTTGAGTGTTATAGAATGAGCCAAAGACCACAGAGCTTCTCACGAAAGAGTAGAGCGATCAAACCTTTCATTGTTTACTCATTTTTGTTGATCCAGAGAAATATTTGATATACGTATGAATTTATGTAGCATCAGTTCAGTGGGGTTTATTCTCATCCTCTCATGATTTTACAAGACTGTGTGCCGTACCTGGAATTTAACCATGGAAAACggcacagaacacacacagacacaaaacacactctgatacTGTTTACCAAACCCACTGACACACTTGCTGATCCAGaattgctgtgttgtttttgtaaaTTAATTGTTTGAAGAGttagtaaattattagttttgCTGCAGAACAAATTACTGtatacagcaaacaaaaatgttactgtgtgaaagggaaagagagagagagagagagagagagagagagagttatagtGAGCGGGTTAATGTGTATGTAAATTTGTAAATGTAAGAGAAGGGGGAAAGGTAACAAAAAGGAAATGATGTCGactggacaaacacacacactgccaaGTGTGTGGGGTTGGGTTGGACCGTGCACCCTTAGCATTTAAACTGCCAAGCACaatcaatgaaaaacaaacactcatacataaaatgtaacaacaacaaaaaattacagTTTATATGTGGAAAGAAATACCCACTGTAGTTATAATTCTTTTCAACTGTTCTTAGAGCAAAAGTAAAGCTTTTTTAGTTTTTCCCCCTTAGAACACTTTAGGTAAAACTGTGTAATATAATCAGAAAAtacagaagaaaataagtcaacAGATTTTTAAAAGCAATTAAACTAAGctaaatattgcaatattttagtGATTGACCAATATCGGTTTGTAGATGGCTGATGCCGATACAGATATCTAGAGATCTAGGTGGCTGATGCCCAATAAAAtctataaacatactgtatatatataatgcaatttcatgagatgcaaaaaacaatgaaaattaatgcaGATTTATTTTCCCCACATTTACTCAAATATTAccacaaaaactgaaaaatgtgcaTTATTCATTGGCTGATGGGAGATTTTGAAACTGACACGAGGGAATCGGCAAAGCAGGCAGTTATTCACAAGTGCTGATAATCTAAAAATGGTCAAATATTGGATGATTAATCGGCCTGcccaatatattggtctatcactaagatatataaacacttttttggaacaaaattccatcaaattaaatggagtaatctttaactaaatacaaaaaattaaaaacctaaatatgtaaagttttattcatttaatttagttaaaaattacacagttcagtttgatggaattctGTTGGTAAATTGGAATGCGTAAATGTAAGAAAAtatgctaaaaaaacaaacaaacaccagaCTGAGTGTAACTATTGTTACCGGGAGCAGGAGAAACTTTTAAAAGTTTCAAATTTATGAAAGACATACACTTATAACACTAATCAACTAAAATTACAGCACTATgaacaacacacaacacactctgACTGGTGACATAGCATTCAATGTAGCTGTTTTAGCTCACTTCCGAGCAGTTGTTTGTGCGACTGATGTAGCTGTATATGACTAACGTTAAATCACTCCGATTTGTTTTTCaagattgtttgttttttcctttatTCTCTTATGCCATTCTTATATTCTTATTTTGTACATGTGttgtgtaaaatgtatattatgtatataatGAAGATTATATAAAAAAGAGACATttgataaagaagaaaaaaaaaagttaatgtgaAAATtcttatgtgaaaataaatgatattttagGAAAGTGTGACCTTGCCGACCTCCATGTGTTtattgcagagatatgtgatgtcACTTGAAGTgtctttttgctttttaaattcGTCATAAAAATAAGCAAATTCCTTAACTACCATCCTTCCAATGGAAAATATAGCCCCTTATACGTAAATTAAAGTTATTAGTTGATCTCTGGATGTGtatttatgttcatatgtatctATGTTCCTACAGCTCAACCATTGCTCTAGCGATGCCAGGATCATGGGTTCGACTGAACACATTCTGACAAAATGTAGACCTTGAATGCactttaagttgctttggataaaagtgtttgtcAAATGTATAAATTTGAATATGGCCAATCAGCAACCAGGATGGGAGCTATCTGTTTAGAATTTCGTTAGAATTCCCAAGCCGAGTGAAAGCACATATTTTCTCCTCGTGTGTCAATAGAAGAAGTGTTTTGTCTCTGAGGGTTAATGTTATACCAgtgacagaaaaaataaataacaatggtCAGAGGTCAGAGACATCAGTTtgactgtatgagtgtgtgtgtgtgtgtgtgtgtgtgtgtgtggtttgggaGGATAATGTGCAGGTGTGACTCTTCCCTTTGTACTTTATCTAAGCTTGGGGCATTGCCAGTCGCCTCAATAAACATACGCACaccttttctgttcttttttttccattttagaaCTTCTCACTCTATGCAGACTCGCTTTCTAACACCACCTTGTTCCCACTCTTCCCCAACACTTCTGAAATGTTGTAAGACACTTtctgtgaatacatttttatatgagAGCTTATTATGTTAGTTAAGCTGTCTAAAATGAACCTAGCATGATAAGCTGCTAgtttttaacacattaaatgtcTCTCCTTAAAATGGGACTTTGGCCTTGTCCCATCCGAGAGGTCTTGACCTTCTCAGTTGTATGCAACAATTAAGATTATATGACaatgttgtaatttttacataatCTGTTGAATTGATATTCAAAtcattgtagtaaaaaaaaaaaagttgaaattcttaaagaaatattccgggttcaatataaattaaagcTCAATTGACACCGTTTGTGGCGTAacgttgataaccacaaaaattaattttgacccatccctccttttcttgagaaaaagcaaaaatctggataacagtgaggcacttaaaatggaagttagttaatggggccaatttgtaaacatataaaataatcactgtttcaaaagtacagccacaagatgtgaacaatatgcattttgacccacaaattacacaattttagtgtaataaaatcgctcactgtgtaaagttatatacaattttacaacttttttgccaGGGCAACGTAAAACTACAAcacctaaaatgacaatttaaataaattggCAGCGTAAATGACACAAGTTTGAACAGAAGAAgtcatttaagtgcttttataaaattataagcttcacatttctgctgtttaaacccttcaaaaattggtcccattcacttccattgtaagtttctcactgtagcctcaatttttgctttttttaaagaaaaggaggatgagtcaaaatacgtttttgtgctaatcaacattatgccacaaatgctgtcgattgagcttaacttgtactgaacccagaacattccttactAATTTTAGTGAAATAAACACATAATATTTAGGCAATGTCCCACGTTTTGTGTGCAACCCTAGTACTACATAATcacaaaaaattttaaaaaaacataaaaataaaaaagatgacaCCAAAGTAACATCATTATGCCACCTTGTACATCATGATGGGAAGACAAGTAAATCATCGTATCATTCCATTAtctcatttttttgttaattttttgtgCTGACTGCATTAGTCAAGCTCAATTTTTCAGCACTATTACAcattattgaaagaaaaattgaTCAAACAAATATAATTCATCAATAAACACAAACCAACATTTAGTCCCAAGCCAGCTAGCCCCTATTGAGTGAGTAAATTTGCAACCTTGTAACGCGTTCTGGACTAGTGAAgcgaaaaaaagattaaaaagatgtgtaaatacacagttttaaactgtatttagatGTCACAAATgttggtaacagggttgcaaaaaaGTAGCTCATAATATTTAGTCTGAAGTAATGAGTTAAGGGCCTCCTTTCACTGACCattttttaaaaggaaaaaaaacttcACACCTATCATTTTCTCAATCTCATTCTGTCTCGCAGCATCTCagtttctcactctttctctgtttctttcaGCCTCAGTTCTTCGTTTACCTTCCCTaaagctctctctttctctgtctccatttctctgtgtctgtctgtctctgtctcgtACACACCATTGTTCCTCCCTTCCTCCTGCTCATCTCCAGAggcctttcttttctttttctttttttttgtttttttcttttttttatggctGTGACCATAAAGGCAGCTGTCACACTGCAGACAGGCTTCGCAGCTCGCACCCTGGCCGTGTGTCTTCGGAGCTTTGACCCTTTGGCTGTAAATCAGTCCCTCTCTTAACCATTTGACCTCCTCTGAAGGGTTTATGGAGTTTAATGAGACACTAGGGGACTTTTGCTCTAAATAGTCATTATTGTTGAATAGTCAGTCGAAAGAGTGTCAGAACACAACAGCAGGAGCCAGTGTGAAAAATTATGACTGGAGACAAAGAAATCAGTATGTTGTGGGAAAAGAACACCTGTTTAGGTAGAGCTTCCATATAAAGTGTGAAATTGGATGTAAATAGTGTCTAATTTGGTTTTTTTCTTAGAAGTAGCAGATTGTGTTGAATTGTGGTGGTCAGTAAGTGAAATAGGTTCTAATTAGAATGCCAGCATTTATCTGAGCTATTGTCGGCCAAAAGAAGATGATACTTGATGATACTTTGTAAATGTAATGGCACTGCAAGTactgtttttttaaaagaaaattgtattATCTTTCTGATTATATAATAGTGCATTATTTTGGGGGTTGTTTTATTTACTGAAGTTGGTGAAATATCTAAataaaagaaatgctctgaattTCCACAAACAGCAGTTGTGGCATGTTGTTGAtaaccatttaattttttttttgttttttttgacaaatgttcaaacaaaaatgtctaTATGATAAGGTATCACACCaggataaatgttaaaatacatatttttgaaAGTAGATTGTAACCTGAGACTAGTGTGAAAAAGTTGCTTACTAACATTTTTTCGTCTGTACagttaaatccttttttttccaTCTCATGTCAGAACCATGTAAAGCTGGTTCACTCtgtaactataaatctccactttcactttcacttccacattcttcttctattgtgttttggcaattcacattcttcttacaTATCCCCACCTACTGGTcggagctggtcaaaggtggagatttatagtaaaagaatacttaaatattgacctgtttctcacccacacctatcatattgcttctgaagacatggatttaagcactggagtcgaataaattacttttatactgcctttatgtccttttggagcttcaaagttctggccaccattcacttgcattgtatgcacctacagggatgagatattcttctgaaactcttgtgttctgcagaagaaagtcattggcttaaacgatgagagaatttttatttttaggtgaactattcctttaaagagactGTTTACACAAAAAATCatccacccacaggaattacTTTTGGAATTACCTAAAATGCTTAACAACAAGCGCCACTAAATAACACATTACAGCATAAATAACACATATGGAACAATTAATGTTAATGCTTTAACAAATACAAgctacacatttctgcttttaaaccatctgaaatgccttgccccatagacttgtAAGTGCACATGTTTTTACAAAACTGGGGGAttagttaaaataattttctgtggtaatcaacatcatgccaaaaGGTTCATTTACATAATCCCTCAAATTGTGGCATTTTCAAAATGAACAGCACTTTCACAAAGGTTTCATCAGAAAACTGCAAGTGAACTAGATGAACTTCAACCGTGCAGGGTCCAAgagactgaaaaaacaaaaagggcAAGATTTCTCCTTCCTTCCTGCATATTATTCATCTCACTTCTGAGATGAATGTTGGCCCTCTTTTATCAGCGTTTCATGTCTAATAAAGTTTGAGAATGTGGCTGTGGTATTTTTGTTTGTCATTCCAAAACGTTATTCCAGCACATCTGTTTCTGTGGTTTATGATAAATATGTGAAGCGTTTGTCCTTGAGATTCAAATAAACTTTGAGAgtttgaattaaaacacatcacacacatacgcacacacagtTGATCAAGAAATATGCCTAGTATGATTTATGCTTGTGCAAGTTGATGTAAACACTGTCTTGATTTTCCATATCTGTTTTCCATTTGATACGGTGTGTTGTAAGAGACAAAGACAATTCATTAAATGATAACACACGTATTTATTATTAtgcctttttaaaattattatacagTCACATCCACATGAATTGATCGGAAAGAAGCTTGCATGAAAGCCGCATAACTTAAATGAGATGTGCGTATCTTTTTGgttaaaatatatatcttttttctattccagcttaatattcagagacaaTTTATAGAAACTTCAATTCCTTTTaatgacactagtggtgcagaaattacacacatgaCCTTTAACgggaaattatttataaaatcgATACAGACTGTTCATGTAGGTGCTCCATTTGCTGATTTAAGATCAAATTTCCTAATTTCATAATAGGGATGTTCATACAGGACAAATATTTGTGTCCATTTGTGCtgttgtgggaaaaaaaaaaaattatatgtaaatatgtGCTAGATGGACAACTTTGACAGCTGCAACACATCCTGCTGCTTTTTCAGTGTCTTatatttgctgtttttttgtttgtttgtttgtttgtttttttgtttttgttttttttttgtttatacaaaaaacgcattcagtgtgaatggcccctaaaagTGAAGTTCAGTCCTCAGTGGAGGGAGCAGGTTGGAGAACAGCAGTTACTTGTCTGGACGCAGCATGGAGATCATGGGGAGAGAAATATAACATAACTCTTCCTCAGACAGCATATGTCTCATACTGTGAATCAACATGTGCAGGGTGTTGGAGAGACTCCTCACTGAGAGAAGAATTATGACATTAAAGTAGAAGCAGGAAGGAGGACAAACACTCTGAGGTTTCTATGCATTTGTTATAAATGatacatattttaaagcaaaaatatctAAGCTTGCGATTATTTTAATGTCAGAGATATTTATAAGTATGATACTGGTAAATTTTCAGTGGGTTAGCCAACATTTACTCTCACTAACTCTGTATTTAAGAATGAAAGAAGTCAGTTAGTAAAGTATAATTatgctggcttgacaaagccaacatactgttattcgaCAAACCTGGTTTAGGGTTTAAACCAagataaaaatgtatgtaacttGTCttggagctttcaagctacatccaccaaactcagctagcctgttctgactcgggttgcttTCCAACTCATCGGAATTACGTTTTTCGCACAGTGGACATTCAAAACTCATGAAGACCACATACACACTGTAGCTAAATTTGGTTGTCGGTTAACattttagtgcttaatcctgttctgtacacacacagttcgATAAAATATgggagtattttaaagtttgttttggCAAACTTTACTTATCTGGTTTTGTTTTATGTAATTTCAAATAACAATTGGCTTTTATTAGagtaatataacattttataataggCCTATACATAGTGTTAAGTACAGAAGAATTCTACAGTATAgaaatgaatataatatattaaacaattacattttgttgATGCCTGTTCTGCAGATCATAAAAATTATGATGGACACTTTATTTCTACCAAAGCTATTAATCaagtaattcaaaataaaagaaaacaagaagCAGCTCAGTAAATTACTTCAGAATGTCTTTAGCCTACTTGGAAATATGTTTACCATTTTCTATTAATAAATGATTTCCCACTTTTAAATGATTTTCCCAAAGCAAATCACAATGCGTATTTAGCTTTAAAatccccaattccaaaaaagttgggacagttgagtgttttccactgtgaaacatcaccatttcttctaataacacttattaagaatttgggcactgaagacacaagt from Myxocyprinus asiaticus isolate MX2 ecotype Aquarium Trade chromosome 30, UBuf_Myxa_2, whole genome shotgun sequence includes:
- the LOC127421014 gene encoding ephrin-A1-like — its product is MDLVWLLYIGASICAFLVSAERHTVFWNSTNPKFRWDDYAVEVRLNDYLDIVCPHYPLGEVPSQDAERYVLYMVEHEDYDSCRPQSYDQMRWECGHPFAPHAPEKFSEKFQRFTPFTLGKEFRQGESYYYISKPLHHHGQECMRLKVNVVANDGSQEARVGTGGGAKVGTEGGAHTPSNRLPADDPVVALPEVQKSTRTNSAISIASWTVLATLLPLLLLLVLH